Part of the Leptolyngbya sp. BL0902 genome, TGGGCCAGGCGAGGATTGGCGCAGGAGACCACCACATCTTCGGAGTGACCAGGGGTGTCGGTGTAGATCGGCTCGTAATTCAGCAGCGCCTGAATTCCCTGCTGAATCAAGCGATCAATATGGCGGTGCTGTTCGTAGGAATAACACTCGGAGGGGGTGCCTGTCCGCCGAATCGTGTCTTGATCGAGGGTGACGTAGATGACGGGCAGCCGCCGCAGGACATAGGCGGTGAGTCGTTGTCGGAAGTCAGGCACATCCAGCGCTTCCCAGTGGCTAGGGGCCTCCGGATCGCGCAGCACGGTCTCAACTTTGGCAACAACAATGGGGAGCGTTAAATTGACAATGATGTGAGACATGGGAGTGACTCCATGGAGTGTCTACAAGTTGGCAATTGGGGGCGAAATTCCCTGGCACAATGGAATCAATCCAACCCAGGAGAGGTCGGTTAGCGGTTAGGACGCTAGGGGAGAGATCGCGAGGTCAACGATTGCCTCAGCCAGGTGATGGCGATCCTAACTAAATGCACCCAGGAAGGGAGGAAACCATCAGGGATCAAGTTATTTTGCGGGGCTGGGGGTATCTCTATGATGACGGGTTTTAGGCAACGACCTACCTACGTTTTAAAGAAAAAATATTTTCTTCCTAAAAAAACAGTAAAGTTGATCAAAAACGACTAAATTCTCAATCTTTTTTAACCTATGGTGAGTCGTCGCTTCCCCATGGGTTACGCAAAATTCTTAGCGACCCTAGGCGGGTGCTGTCGGAATCTAGGGCCGTGGGGGCGGAACGCAACCCAAGCTGGCATAATACCCCCGTAAAGGGAGGAGAGGATGGCTCAGGTTTGGCTAGGAATTTGCGGCGGCTTCCATGGGCCGGAGGCCAACGACGGCATACAAGCCCTGTGGGCAGCAGAACCCGCAATTTGTACCCTGCCCACTGTGGTGCTGGGGGGTGGGGTGCCCTGGGCTCCGCTTTCGGCCCATGCCCTGCGCCAGTCCCTAGATTGCGCCCTAGCGGCTTCCCCCTCGGGGCATCAAGGGCGAGACCAGGGCCAGGATTTAATCCTGTGGGCTTTTAGCGCAGGCGGGGTGGGGGCTGTCTCCTTGGCGCAGCACTGGCAGCGCTATCGGGGGCGGGTGCGGGCAATATTTTTGCTAGACGGCTGGGGGATTCCCTGGGTGGGGAGTGCTCCCCTGCATCGCCTGAGCCACGATGCCTTTACCCACCGCAGTAGCCGGGTTTTGGGGGCGGGCCGCGCCGATTTTTTTGCCCAGCCAGCGGTGCCCCATCTACAATTGTGGCAACGGCCCCAGGCGGTGGTCGGTCAGGGGTGTTTGCCCGATTCTCAGGGGCAGGTGGGGCCAGTGCAGACGGTGAGTGCGGCCCATTTTTTAACCCAGTGGACGGTATTCTATGCGAAGGAGGGGCGGGTTACAGCGATTTCGCCGGACGCTCACTCCAAGGATTAGTCGGATTGGTCTATCGCTAGATCTGCCACGCTTTTCCGGGCCTATATCTAGTACTCTATAGATTCAGAAATTGGCTCCCCTCGGCCTGTTGTCCCGGCTATCTGCCCTTAACCCTTGGAGATCCAAGCATTGGGATAGGTATCTAGGGCAATGGGTTGCCATGGAGCGCATCGCACCGTCACGAGGTATGCCGTGGATCAGGCCCTAAATCGGCTGTGGGAACAAGTGCTAGAGCGGCTTCAACAGCAGCTTAGCCCTCCCACCTACGAAACCTGGATTAAACCTGCTCAGGCCCAGTCGCTGAGTGAGGGTACCTTGGTGATTTCTACCCCCAACCCCTTTGCGCGGAATTGGGTGCAAAAGCACTATCTACCCAGCATTGCCCAGGTGGTGGAGGATCTAGCGGGGCAACCGCTGATGATTCAGGTGGTGGTGCAGGAGGATGGATCGGGGACGGCCAGCGCTCCGTCCTCCGGTGGCCCATCGGCGGCATCCTCCGGGGGTTCACCCCTTGCGGCATCCGTTGGGCAATCGGCCCCCGGTTCCTCCTGGCTGACCCCCATGGCCCCCCCTCGGTCTGGAGAGCTAGAAGCCTCTAATCAAAACCGCGCTGCCTACAACGATCTCAACCCCAAGGCGGTGTTTGACCGCTTTGTGGTGGGGGCTAATAACCGCATGGCTCACGCCGCTGCCCTGGCGGTAGCGGAGGCTCCGGGCCGAGAGTTTAACCCGCTGTTTCTCTGCGGTCGGGTCGGGCTGGGCAAAACGCACCTGATGCAGGCCATTGGCCACTACCGCCAGGATATTTCCCCCCACGCCAAAATTGCCTACGTCTCGACAGAGCAGTTTACCAACGACCTGATTGCCGCCATCCGCAAGGACAGCATGCAGCACTTCCGATCCCACTACCGGGATGTGGATATTCTCCTAGTGGATGATATTCAGTTCATTGAGGGGAAGGAATACACCCAAGAGGAGTTTTTCCACACCTTCAATACCCTGCACGAGGCGGGGAAGCAGATTGTGCTGGCGGCGGATCGGCCTCCCCACCAAATTGTGCGGCTGCAAGAGCGGTTGATTTCCCGCTTTTCCATGGGTCTGATTGCCGATATTCAGCCCCCCGACTTTGAAACGCGGGTCGCCATCCTCCAAAAAAAGGCCGAATATGAACAGGTGAACCTGCCCCGCGAGGCCATCGAGTACATTGCCTCCAGCTACACCTCCAACATTCGCGAACTGGAAGGGGCGCTGATTCGGGCCATCGCCTACACCTCCATCTCAGGCTTGCCGATGACCGTCGAGCACCTGACGGCGGTGCTCAATCCGCCTACAGAACAGATGGAAGCCTCGCCCCAGGTGGTGCTGTCCACCGTGGCCGAACATTTTCAGGTGTCGGTCGATGAGCTCAAGGGTACGTCTCGTCGGCGTGAAATTAGCCAAGCCCGCCAGATGGGGATGTATTTGATGCGTCAACATACCGATCTCAGCTTGCCCAAAATTGGCGATGAGTTTGGCGGCAAAGACCACACAACCGTGCTCTATAGCTGCACCAAGGTCGAAAGCCAGATCAAGCGCGATCTCGACCTTGCCCAAACCGTGCGGCAACTGAGCGACCGCATCCATATGGCGGGGCGGGGCTAGGGTTGCCCACGATGCCCGATCAAAGGACCCCAGGGATCGGGGGATCGCCTGGGGCTGAGCGGGGTTTCACCGCAGATGGAGGTTGGCTAAGGGGGCTGGCGGTCCCACGGAGGGGCAACGGCAGGGCTAGATAACCCCCATGGGGACGGCCCTAGGCTTCTCCAGACACCTGGAGGTCGTGGAAGTAGAGCTTCAGCAGCAGACCACAGCCCAGCAGTTTCAGCCCTTCTAGGCCAAAGTACAGCAGGTGTAATTGGTTCATGCCGGAGGGCAGGGTCGCAGGCTCAAAGGCATTGAGGGATACCCCCAGGGCACCCATGGCCGGAGTGAGGGCATAGGTGAACGCCAGCACAATGGCCAGCAGCCCCAGCGCCAGTTCAATAGCCCAACGACTGCGGATACCGCTATCCATAACGGTATGGTCGGTGCGGGCTTGGTGAGTGACCAGCAGCCCGGTCAAAACCAGGGCCACACACACCAGTTCTAGGCGATTAAACACCCAAAATAGGGAATAGCCAGCGGTACTAAAGTCGGGTTGGCTCATCATGCCCGTGACAAAGAGACCGGGCATAATCACAAAATCCATCAGTAAGCTGGCGCTAAACCAAAACATGAGGAAAAACAGAATGACCCCAAACCAATTCATAGATTTTAGGCTGGGGCTGGAGAGCGTACGCATGGCGGTTTGACCTATAACGGCGATGGAGAGAAATACCCAAGGCGTAGCGTTTTGGGTAGGGGTATCAATGACTTCAGCCTATCGAATTTTGCCGACCCAAACTATAAACTATTCTTGCGAGAGTGTTGTTCCTAGGGGCTTTGACCGTTGCCCCAGGGCGTGAAAATAACCGCCAGATAAGGATTTCGCCCTCCTAGATCAAGGCTTCTATCGTTTGGGGGCGTTGATAAAAATTCAAGTTTTGTGATTAACCGATACCTAGGCCAACTAGCGATACAGTGGGACTGTGAAGCGCAAACAGGAACCATCGGTCGTCTATGATTACGCACGTTTTGCTGGATATGGGTGGGGTGCTAGTAGAATTGCAGTGGCGAGAGCGCATGGAGAGATTGCTCAACCGCCCCCTGCCCATGGCAGAGCTGCATCACCTGTGGGTGACGGCCTCTAGCACCACAGATTTTGAGTCGGGCCGGACGGATTTTGATCAGTTTGCAGCGGCCTTCCAGCAAGAGTTTGGCCTATCGACGGAGACCGCCACGATTCAGCATGAGTTTTTAGAATTGGTGCAGGCTCCTTTACCCCATTGTCAACAGGTATTAACGGATCTTAAGGCCCGATTCCATCTCTCGCTTCTGTCGAACACTAATCCTGCCCACCACAAAAAACTCAGCCATCAATACGACTTCTTTCATCATTTTGATCAGCTCTTTTTGTCTTACCAAATGGGCTGTATGAAGCCGAGTAGCCAAATCTTTGAACGGGTGATTTCCCATCTCAAGGTGCCTGCCGATACCATTGCCTTCTTCGATGACGGAGCCCGAAATGTAGAAGCGGCCCAGGCG contains:
- the dnaA gene encoding chromosomal replication initiator protein DnaA produces the protein MDQALNRLWEQVLERLQQQLSPPTYETWIKPAQAQSLSEGTLVISTPNPFARNWVQKHYLPSIAQVVEDLAGQPLMIQVVVQEDGSGTASAPSSGGPSAASSGGSPLAASVGQSAPGSSWLTPMAPPRSGELEASNQNRAAYNDLNPKAVFDRFVVGANNRMAHAAALAVAEAPGREFNPLFLCGRVGLGKTHLMQAIGHYRQDISPHAKIAYVSTEQFTNDLIAAIRKDSMQHFRSHYRDVDILLVDDIQFIEGKEYTQEEFFHTFNTLHEAGKQIVLAADRPPHQIVRLQERLISRFSMGLIADIQPPDFETRVAILQKKAEYEQVNLPREAIEYIASSYTSNIRELEGALIRAIAYTSISGLPMTVEHLTAVLNPPTEQMEASPQVVLSTVAEHFQVSVDELKGTSRRREISQARQMGMYLMRQHTDLSLPKIGDEFGGKDHTTVLYSCTKVESQIKRDLDLAQTVRQLSDRIHMAGRG
- a CDS encoding DUF4149 domain-containing protein yields the protein MRTLSSPSLKSMNWFGVILFFLMFWFSASLLMDFVIMPGLFVTGMMSQPDFSTAGYSLFWVFNRLELVCVALVLTGLLVTHQARTDHTVMDSGIRSRWAIELALGLLAIVLAFTYALTPAMGALGVSLNAFEPATLPSGMNQLHLLYFGLEGLKLLGCGLLLKLYFHDLQVSGEA
- a CDS encoding HAD family hydrolase, giving the protein MITHVLLDMGGVLVELQWRERMERLLNRPLPMAELHHLWVTASSTTDFESGRTDFDQFAAAFQQEFGLSTETATIQHEFLELVQAPLPHCQQVLTDLKARFHLSLLSNTNPAHHKKLSHQYDFFHHFDQLFLSYQMGCMKPSSQIFERVISHLKVPADTIAFFDDGARNVEAAQALGIRAFRVDSPDQVWDIAQKF